A genomic stretch from Erigeron canadensis isolate Cc75 chromosome 9, C_canadensis_v1, whole genome shotgun sequence includes:
- the LOC122581798 gene encoding two-pore potassium channel 3-like codes for MDREPLIPPSNTPRTPPSLCPLPENDEISIPLSLTPSELKDMLIFGSPREPTSSIIDALAANHQFGPDPNKEPLSWLSDPNYSCKTTNLHRSKTAPAMAAINDLERPCKDGSKPPQSSSFTIVRQAVLLLFLYLSLGVSIYWYNREHFVADETHVVVDALYFCIVTMCTIGYGDITPNNYVTKLFSVLFVLVGFGFIDILLSGMVTYVLDLQENHLLRSLKNNVNGVLETDNQHHHHPSYIIDVKKGRMRIRMKVALALGVVVLCIGVGVGVMHFVERLSWLDSFYLSVMSVTTVGYGDHAFSSMGGRIFASIWLLVSTLAVARAFLYLAEARVDKRHRRMAKWVLDQGLTVSQFLAADIDNNGYVTKSEFVIYKLKAMGKISEKDILQICKIFDRLDAQNLGKITLGDLMESHNNKHDHVKL; via the exons atggatagaGAGCCGTTAATTCCACCGAgcaacacaccaagaacaccgCCGTCACTTTGTCCGTTACCCGAAAACGACGAAATCTCAATTCCGTTATCTTTAACCCCATCTGAACTTAAAGACATGTTAATTTTCGGTTCCCCAAGAGAACCCACTTCCTCAATCATAGATGCCTTGGCGGCTAACCACCAATTTGGACCCGACCCGAATAAAGAACCCCTGTCTTGGCTATCCGACCCGAATTACTCATGTAAGACTACTAACTTACATAGGTCCAAAACTGCCCCTGCTATGGCTGCTATTAATGATTTAGAACGCCCTTGTAAAGACGGCTCAAAACCGCCTCAGTCGAGTAGTTTTACGATTGTTCGACAAGcggttttgttgttgtttttgtatTTGTCATTAGGGGTTAGTATATATTGGTATAATAGAGAACATTTCGTTGCGGATGAAACCCATGTTGTTGTTGATGCCCTGTACTTTTGTATCGTTACTATGTGTACTATAGGTTACGGTGATATAACGCCGAATAATTACGTTACTAAGTTGTTTTccgttttatttgttttggtcGGGTTTGGGTTTATAGATATTTTGCTTAGTGGGATGGTTACGTATGTTTTAGATTTACAAGAAAATCATTTGTTGAGGTCGTTAAAGAATAACGTAAACGGAGTCTTGGAGACGGataatcaacatcatcatcatccgtCGTATATTATTGATGTGAAAAAAGGGAGAATGAGGATACGGATGAAAGTTGCGTTAGCGTTAGGCGTTGTGGTTCTTTGTATTGGGGTTGGTGTTGGGGTTATGCATTTTGTCGAGAGGTTAAGTTGGTTGGATTCGTTTTATCTTTCCGTTATGTCTGTTACTACTGTTGGATATGGTGACCATGCTTTTAGTTCAATGGGGGGTCGGATTTTTGCTTCCATTTGGTTGCTTGTGTCGACCCTGGCTGTCGCTCGTGCTTTTCTTTACTTGGCTGAGGCTCGAGTGGATAAACGCCACAGGAGGATGGCTAAATGGGTTCTTGATCAGGGTTTGACCGTTTCTCAGTTTCTTGCCGCTGATATTGATAACAATGGCTACGTCAC CAAGTCAGAGTTTGTGATATACAAGCTAAAGGCGATGGGAAAGATCTCAGAGAAAGACATATTACAGATATGCAAAATTTTTGATCGTCTGGATGCACAAAACCTTGGAAAGATCACGTTGGGTGACCTTATGGAAAGCCACAATAACAAACACGATCATGTGAAATTGTAA